The following coding sequences are from one Mycobacterium bourgelatii window:
- a CDS encoding DUF6400 family protein — protein MANFHFAYDLTRDEACRRSAVLEAIGDDWDPVAVLTEEQKAHDMLYSDLDDEQQRIYDELVNGGVLPARTADRVTD, from the coding sequence ATGGCGAACTTTCACTTTGCTTATGATCTGACCCGCGACGAGGCATGTCGTCGCAGCGCTGTACTCGAAGCGATCGGGGACGACTGGGATCCGGTCGCCGTCCTCACCGAGGAGCAAAAAGCTCACGACATGCTGTACTCGGATTTGGACGACGAGCAGCAGCGGATCTACGACGAGCTGGTCAACGGCGGTGTCCTGCCTGCGAGGACGGCCGATCGTGTTACCGATTGA
- a CDS encoding DUF167 domain-containing protein — translation MKGSEIITVRVKPGSRKGPLVEVGTDADLTIYVPERAVDGKANAAVTRLLASHLGVPKGRVELVTGETSRVKRFRVMR, via the coding sequence GTGAAAGGCAGCGAGATCATCACCGTCAGGGTCAAGCCGGGGAGCCGCAAGGGTCCACTGGTCGAAGTCGGCACCGACGCCGACCTGACGATCTACGTGCCCGAACGCGCGGTGGACGGAAAGGCGAATGCCGCGGTAACTCGCCTCCTGGCAAGTCATCTCGGGGTTCCCAAAGGGCGCGTAGAGCTGGTGACCGGCGAAACCTCCCGGGTGAAGCGGTTTCGCGTGATGCGTTAA
- a CDS encoding plasmid pRiA4b ORF-3 family protein: protein MSDRPYLRLVREPMSRPDLRRARRRDVVIYRVRVHLDDSDPTIWRRLDLRSNLTLDLLHQVLQVAFDWTDSHLHRFSLGGGAFEHHSQLFLCPYDVENKEWPEDDDGLPATETRLDETLSEPGDVLHYLYDYGDNWELTLRLEEVLTADSDSPAAVVVDGERAAPPEDCGHLLDADSLSDVLPDPTLFEPERLNKGFGDAYFVLRESGINVRLADLVHRLSLTPYGDDLTKAALALAGSRPLDTVAVADNLRAHQWFLDRAKDSGIPLTPAGYLKPADVEEAAKVVPEMGDWIGKQNREVNCYPLLRFREGLQSLGLLRKYKGTLLLTKAGVAAQRDPETLWRHLAGRLVPKSGEKFELQATLLLLAYAATSAGSKMPFEKVAALLNEVGWRHSDGRPVAASSLYHLPVYNVLINLTDQPIDVARRDVVSPGAAALARLALGGS, encoded by the coding sequence ATGAGTGACCGACCCTATCTGCGGCTGGTACGGGAACCGATGTCGCGCCCCGATCTGCGTCGTGCGCGGAGGCGGGATGTTGTCATCTACCGGGTCCGCGTGCACCTCGATGACAGTGATCCGACGATCTGGCGACGGCTGGACCTGCGCTCCAACCTGACACTGGACTTGTTGCACCAGGTGCTGCAGGTGGCGTTCGACTGGACCGACTCGCACCTGCACCGCTTCTCGCTCGGGGGCGGCGCCTTCGAACATCACAGCCAACTGTTTTTGTGTCCCTACGACGTGGAAAACAAAGAGTGGCCTGAAGACGACGACGGCCTGCCCGCCACCGAGACTCGACTCGACGAAACCCTCAGTGAGCCCGGCGATGTCCTGCACTACCTCTACGACTACGGCGACAACTGGGAACTGACGCTGCGCCTCGAAGAGGTCCTTACCGCCGACAGTGATTCTCCCGCAGCGGTTGTCGTCGACGGTGAGCGCGCCGCACCGCCAGAAGACTGCGGGCATCTGCTCGATGCCGACAGTCTCTCCGACGTACTGCCTGACCCCACTCTGTTCGAGCCGGAACGGCTCAACAAAGGATTCGGCGATGCGTACTTCGTGCTGCGCGAGTCAGGGATCAATGTGCGCCTGGCCGATCTAGTTCATCGGCTCTCGCTCACCCCGTACGGCGACGACCTGACGAAGGCGGCGCTCGCGCTAGCCGGTTCGCGACCGCTGGACACGGTCGCCGTCGCCGACAACCTGCGCGCGCATCAGTGGTTTTTGGACCGCGCCAAGGACAGCGGCATTCCTTTGACGCCGGCCGGATACCTCAAACCGGCTGATGTGGAGGAAGCCGCCAAAGTTGTTCCCGAGATGGGTGATTGGATCGGCAAGCAGAATCGTGAGGTCAATTGCTACCCACTGCTGCGGTTCCGCGAAGGTTTGCAGTCGTTGGGGCTACTGCGCAAGTACAAGGGCACGCTGTTGTTGACCAAGGCTGGCGTAGCGGCCCAGCGCGATCCCGAGACACTGTGGAGGCATTTGGCCGGCCGGCTAGTTCCCAAGTCCGGCGAGAAGTTTGAGTTACAGGCCACTCTGCTTCTCCTGGCCTACGCAGCAACCTCGGCAGGTTCCAAGATGCCGTTCGAGAAAGTCGCCGCGTTGCTAAACGAGGTCGGTTGGCGTCACTCCGACGGGCGGCCCGTCGCGGCATCGTCGTTGTATCACTTGCCCGTCTACAACGTCTTGATCAACCTGACCGATCAGCCCATTGACGTAGCGCGGCGGGATGTCGTGAGTCCTGGTGCCGCCGCGTTGGCGCGTCTGGCGCTCGGCGGGAGCTAA
- a CDS encoding SWIM zinc finger family protein: MSLSESALVSLAGDRVFGRGLGYVRYVRGLRVATERAYASVQGKQVYAVELDWSGSEPDGFCTCPHAAGGHLCKHLVAVGLAVIDSGAADDAISAVSALEATVQAMDVEELRELVLTLAERDDEVRRMLEVRATATSGDDATAKKEFEAYVRNALEFRGFVDYRESFAAAAVASHVLDELESQLNAGAAEIVRPALQYAVTLLRTVTGEADDSAGVIGDECQRAADLYAQACRLGQPDPTEVAQWLAAFRAGSPGWPTLRLADFVDAFDDDALATYRAAVEDLDRQQAGLDHFSRFEVDTMLLELADHDGDLDRAIGLLSEGEHPLYGAIIARLRDAGRGDEVVGWVDRAVVEGRISSHGGGNDYWLSPSYVAETYRGIGRIDDAIAVLRADFVRRPEGRSYRSLQEFAAAVGRAETERDWAFNHARELAAGPYAGSVLVQLSLSEGDVDPAWDAADCYGPGWAWKELVAQGAEARPVAAADLYRPQLEKDLLYPNCKLYPDIAARLATMAKLYERGGRSADFAKYIAKIRQDYGRRPALMKALQAKGL; this comes from the coding sequence ATGTCGTTGTCGGAGAGCGCGCTGGTAAGCCTTGCGGGCGACCGCGTCTTCGGCCGCGGCTTGGGCTATGTCCGCTATGTCCGAGGACTTCGAGTCGCGACAGAAAGGGCTTACGCATCGGTCCAGGGCAAGCAGGTCTACGCCGTGGAGCTCGACTGGTCCGGTTCGGAGCCAGATGGTTTCTGCACGTGCCCGCACGCCGCCGGCGGCCATCTCTGTAAGCACCTGGTGGCCGTCGGTCTAGCCGTGATCGACAGCGGTGCGGCCGACGACGCCATTTCGGCGGTCTCGGCGCTGGAAGCGACCGTGCAGGCCATGGACGTCGAGGAGCTTCGCGAACTCGTGCTGACCCTCGCCGAACGTGACGACGAGGTGCGCCGCATGCTGGAAGTCCGCGCTACGGCCACGTCTGGTGACGACGCAACGGCGAAAAAGGAGTTCGAAGCGTATGTGCGAAACGCTTTGGAATTCCGAGGATTTGTCGACTATCGCGAGTCGTTCGCGGCCGCGGCAGTCGCTAGCCACGTGCTCGACGAGCTGGAGAGCCAGCTAAACGCAGGCGCCGCCGAAATCGTACGTCCGGCACTGCAATACGCGGTCACCCTATTGCGCACGGTCACCGGGGAGGCCGACGACTCGGCTGGCGTCATCGGGGATGAATGCCAGCGGGCAGCTGACCTTTATGCGCAGGCGTGTCGGCTCGGGCAACCGGATCCAACCGAAGTTGCCCAGTGGCTGGCAGCGTTCCGTGCCGGCTCGCCAGGATGGCCGACATTGCGGCTCGCGGATTTTGTCGACGCTTTTGACGATGATGCTCTCGCGACCTACCGCGCGGCGGTCGAGGATTTGGACCGTCAGCAGGCAGGTCTGGACCACTTCAGCCGTTTTGAAGTCGACACCATGCTGTTGGAGCTCGCCGATCATGATGGCGATCTCGATCGGGCTATCGGGTTGCTGAGCGAAGGCGAGCACCCGCTGTACGGTGCGATCATTGCCCGCCTGCGGGATGCCGGGCGTGGCGACGAGGTGGTGGGCTGGGTCGATCGGGCTGTCGTCGAAGGGCGGATTAGCAGTCATGGCGGCGGAAATGATTATTGGTTGAGCCCGAGCTACGTCGCCGAAACGTACCGGGGAATCGGCCGCATCGACGACGCAATCGCCGTTCTACGTGCCGATTTCGTCCGACGGCCCGAGGGCCGCAGCTACCGGTCGCTGCAGGAGTTCGCCGCCGCGGTCGGCCGCGCCGAGACCGAACGTGACTGGGCGTTCAACCATGCACGAGAACTGGCTGCCGGCCCCTATGCGGGGTCGGTCCTGGTCCAGCTCTCCCTGAGTGAGGGAGACGTGGACCCCGCGTGGGACGCGGCGGATTGTTATGGTCCCGGCTGGGCGTGGAAGGAACTCGTCGCGCAAGGTGCGGAGGCTCGGCCGGTAGCCGCTGCGGATCTGTACCGGCCGCAGCTCGAAAAGGATTTGCTGTACCCAAACTGCAAGCTGTACCCGGATATTGCCGCCAGGTTGGCAACGATGGCCAAGTTGTATGAAAGAGGCGGCCGCAGCGCTGATTTCGCAAAGTACATAGCCAAGATCCGACAAGACTATGGCAGGCGCCCCGCGCTGATGAAAGCGCTACAAGCGAAGGGCCTCTAA